In the genome of Actinomadura graeca, one region contains:
- a CDS encoding EamA family transporter: MNVALAVILAGALHAVWNALAKGAADPWAAFALIGLGQTAAVAPLLVSGSAPDTAAWPWLGASSAVHLVYMGLLLKAYELGDFSQVYPLARGSAPLIVTLAAAAALGELPSPAQATGIAAVCAGLAGLAFAGPDARAPREPRAVAAALLTGAAIASYTMLDGVGVRAAGGAVSYTAWLFGLEGPATVVAVLALRGTGTLTGLRPREWAAGLSGALIAISAYGIVLWAQTRGALASVAALRETGVVWAAVIGAVFFSERLGPRRIAAACVVAAGAVLITAR, translated from the coding sequence ATGAACGTCGCCCTCGCCGTGATCCTCGCCGGAGCCCTGCACGCCGTGTGGAACGCCCTCGCCAAGGGCGCCGCCGATCCCTGGGCGGCGTTCGCGCTCATCGGGCTCGGGCAGACGGCCGCGGTCGCGCCGCTGCTGGTGTCCGGCAGCGCCCCGGACACCGCGGCGTGGCCGTGGCTGGGCGCGTCGTCCGCCGTCCACCTCGTCTACATGGGTCTGCTGCTGAAAGCCTACGAGCTCGGCGACTTCAGCCAGGTCTACCCACTGGCCCGCGGCAGCGCCCCGCTGATCGTGACCCTCGCGGCGGCGGCCGCGCTCGGCGAGCTGCCCTCGCCCGCGCAGGCCACGGGGATCGCCGCGGTCTGCGCGGGGCTCGCCGGGCTGGCCTTCGCCGGGCCGGACGCGCGAGCGCCCCGCGAGCCGAGGGCGGTGGCCGCCGCGCTGCTCACCGGTGCGGCCATCGCGTCCTACACCATGCTGGACGGTGTCGGCGTGCGCGCCGCGGGCGGCGCGGTCTCCTACACCGCGTGGCTGTTCGGCCTGGAAGGGCCGGCCACCGTCGTGGCGGTGCTGGCGCTGCGCGGGACCGGGACGCTCACCGGCCTGCGGCCGCGGGAGTGGGCGGCGGGACTCTCCGGCGCGCTGATCGCGATCAGCGCGTACGGGATCGTCCTGTGGGCGCAGACCCGCGGCGCGCTGGCGTCGGTGGCGGCGCTGCGCGAGACGGGGGTGGTCTGGGCCGCGGTCATCGGCGCGGTGTTCTTCTCCGAGCGCCTCGGGCCGCGCCGGATCGCGGCCGCGTGCGTTGTCGCGGCGGGCGCCGTCCTGATCACCGCGCGCTAG
- a CDS encoding MBL fold metallo-hydrolase gives MPRPFASSADLDDKTQTLEVLADGVYALTAEGDPNVGAVEGEDFLVCFEALATPAAARDWLAVLRAHTDKPIRYLVLSHHHAVRTLGASAFGAPVVIAHDRTRALIAERGKQDWESEFGRMPRLFKEPESIPGLTWPTVTFSSTLTIDLGGDRGDLDLAYCGRGHTEGDIVAWLPRQRVLFAGDLVETQAALYTGDAFHREWASGTLDHVASFGAETLVGGRGAVAHGRAAARAAVEQTRDFLETMLRETGRVHEAGGTLKDAFSAVHTALAPAYGGWPIFEHCLPFDVSRLWDELSGVERPRVWTADRDREVWAELQD, from the coding sequence GTGCCCAGACCGTTCGCGTCGTCCGCCGACCTGGACGACAAGACCCAGACCCTGGAGGTCCTGGCCGACGGCGTGTACGCGCTCACGGCCGAGGGCGACCCGAACGTCGGGGCCGTCGAGGGCGAGGACTTCCTCGTCTGCTTCGAGGCCCTCGCGACGCCCGCCGCGGCCCGCGACTGGCTGGCCGTGCTGCGCGCCCACACCGACAAGCCGATCCGCTACCTCGTCCTGTCGCACCACCACGCGGTGCGGACGCTGGGCGCGAGCGCCTTCGGGGCACCGGTGGTCATCGCGCACGACCGCACGCGCGCGCTCATCGCCGAGCGCGGCAAGCAGGACTGGGAGTCCGAGTTCGGGAGGATGCCGCGGCTGTTCAAGGAGCCGGAGTCCATCCCCGGGCTGACCTGGCCGACCGTCACCTTCTCCAGCACCCTCACCATCGACCTCGGCGGCGACCGCGGCGACCTGGACCTCGCCTACTGCGGCCGCGGCCACACCGAGGGCGACATCGTGGCGTGGCTGCCCCGGCAGCGGGTCCTGTTCGCCGGCGACCTCGTCGAGACGCAGGCGGCGCTCTACACCGGCGACGCCTTCCACCGCGAGTGGGCCTCCGGCACCCTCGACCACGTCGCCTCCTTCGGCGCCGAGACGCTCGTCGGCGGGCGCGGCGCCGTCGCGCACGGCCGCGCCGCCGCCCGCGCCGCCGTCGAGCAGACCCGCGACTTCCTGGAGACGATGCTCCGCGAGACCGGCCGCGTCCACGAGGCCGGCGGGACGCTCAAGGACGCGTTCTCCGCCGTGCACACCGCCCTCGCCCCCGCCTACGGCGGCTGGCCGATCTTCGAGCACTGCCTGCCGTTCGACGTCTCCCGCCTCTGGGACGAGCTGTCCGGCGTGGAGCGGCCCCGCGTCTGGACGGCCGACCGGGACCGCGAGGTCTGGGCGGAGCTCCAGGATTGA
- a CDS encoding Ppx/GppA phosphatase family protein — MDHPRLRLGVLDIGSNSAHLRIADLSPGHGPAPVRSVKSAVRLAEATDREGVIGRPAVGRLVGAVREAAVAAAVSDVHELVPLATSALRDAANRDAVAAEVRAATGISIGFLSGEQEARLTFLAARRWYGWSAGPVLLADIGGGSTELAYGAGEEPEIALSLPLGAGRLTRHHLPARPPVPKKRRKALRRHVRSVLAETAAGIAERPAPVRAVATSKTFTQLARLCGAPKSKAGPYAARRLARRDLQDWIPRLATLSNEERAGLRGVRESRAHQILAGAIVAEAVMDVLSLEALDVCPWALREGIFLHRLDALTAGRPVGSPFTPAEGTGSLPPPVPVRPERRLRVAAAR, encoded by the coding sequence ATGGACCACCCCCGCCTGCGCCTCGGAGTCCTCGACATCGGTTCCAACTCCGCTCACCTGCGCATCGCCGACCTCAGCCCGGGACACGGGCCGGCCCCCGTGCGGTCGGTCAAGAGCGCCGTGCGGCTGGCCGAGGCCACCGACCGGGAGGGCGTGATCGGGCGCCCGGCCGTCGGCCGGCTGGTCGGCGCGGTGCGCGAGGCCGCCGTCGCCGCCGCCGTCAGCGACGTCCACGAGCTGGTCCCGCTCGCCACGTCCGCCCTGCGGGACGCCGCCAACCGCGACGCCGTCGCCGCGGAGGTCCGCGCCGCCACCGGGATCTCGATCGGCTTCCTGTCGGGCGAGCAGGAGGCGCGCCTGACGTTCCTCGCGGCGCGCCGCTGGTACGGCTGGTCGGCGGGGCCGGTGCTGCTCGCCGACATCGGCGGCGGGTCGACGGAGCTGGCCTACGGGGCCGGTGAGGAGCCCGAGATCGCGCTGTCCCTGCCGCTCGGGGCGGGCCGCCTCACGCGCCACCACCTGCCCGCCCGCCCGCCCGTCCCCAAGAAGAGGCGCAAGGCCCTGCGCAGGCATGTCCGGTCCGTCCTCGCCGAGACGGCGGCCGGGATCGCCGAACGCCCCGCGCCGGTGCGGGCCGTCGCCACGTCCAAGACGTTCACCCAGCTCGCGCGGCTGTGCGGCGCCCCCAAGAGCAAGGCGGGCCCGTACGCGGCCCGCAGGCTGGCGCGGCGCGACCTGCAAGACTGGATTCCCCGGCTCGCGACGCTGTCGAACGAGGAGCGGGCCGGCCTGCGCGGGGTCCGGGAGTCCCGCGCCCACCAGATCCTCGCCGGGGCGATCGTGGCCGAGGCGGTGATGGACGTCCTCTCGCTCGAAGCCCTCGACGTCTGCCCGTGGGCGCTCCGCGAGGGCATCTTCCTGCACCGGCTGGACGCCCTGACCGCCGGGCGCCCCGTCGGCTCGCCGTTCACGCCCGCCGAGGGGACGGGGTCCCTGCCACCCCCGGTCCCCGTCCGCCCGGAGCGGCGGCTGAGGGTCGCCGCCGCCCGGTAG
- a CDS encoding CASTOR/POLLUX-related putative ion channel, whose product MARATRRDRVRYWFDTTMSKGTPALIGWLALASAALVLVVATGAVLIAPRDSGAHGHWPGMVWRSLLRTLDPGTMGDDTGTGPFLALMLVSTIGGIFIVSSLIGVLTTGLEAKIGELRKGRSRIVEHGHTVLLGWSEQVFTVVAELVEANQSERRSCVAILADRDKVAMEDAIRARVGDLGRTRIVCRTGNPLKVADLELVSPGTARSIMVLSPEVPDADTHVIKVLLSLGARAWDLRRPHVVAAVHDSANLPAARLAGGPAARVIDADDIAIRLIVQSHRQSGLSQVCTDLLDFAGHEFYMRREPALAGTAFGAALSAYDLGVPAGLRRGDGTVLLNPPAGTVIADDDEMIVLAEDDLLIRLGGTPPPVREEQITIATPRAPVPGRTLLLGWNHRAPKIIELLDDFVAAGSELVVAAPREDPTGDLGPFANLKVGFARAEPTDRPSLESLDVGSYQHVVVLSDAGFGREHADARTLVTLLHLRDMEDALGDPFSIVSEINDDANREVAQVTKADDFVVSDKLISLMLTQLSENRHLYDVFADLLDPAGSEIYLKPAGDYLIPGGTADFATLIESARRRGEIALGYRLHARFHEPPGYGVVLNPDKTEPLVLAAEDRVIVLAEN is encoded by the coding sequence TTGGCTCGAGCGACGCGCCGGGACCGGGTCCGGTACTGGTTCGACACGACCATGTCCAAGGGCACTCCGGCGCTCATCGGCTGGCTCGCCCTCGCCTCGGCCGCCCTCGTGCTCGTGGTCGCCACCGGCGCCGTCCTGATCGCCCCGCGCGACAGCGGCGCGCACGGGCACTGGCCCGGCATGGTGTGGCGGAGCCTGCTGCGCACGCTCGACCCCGGCACGATGGGCGACGACACCGGCACGGGACCGTTCCTGGCGCTGATGCTCGTCTCCACCATCGGCGGGATCTTCATCGTCAGCTCGCTGATCGGCGTGCTCACCACCGGGCTGGAAGCCAAGATCGGCGAGCTGCGCAAGGGCCGGTCGCGGATCGTCGAGCACGGCCACACCGTCCTGCTCGGCTGGTCGGAGCAGGTCTTCACGGTGGTCGCCGAGCTGGTCGAGGCCAACCAGAGCGAACGCCGGTCCTGCGTGGCGATCCTCGCCGACCGCGACAAGGTCGCGATGGAGGACGCGATCCGGGCCCGGGTCGGCGACCTCGGCCGCACCCGGATCGTGTGCCGCACCGGCAACCCGCTGAAGGTCGCCGACCTGGAGCTGGTCAGCCCCGGCACCGCCCGCTCGATCATGGTGCTGTCGCCGGAGGTCCCCGACGCCGACACCCACGTCATCAAGGTGCTGCTCTCGCTCGGCGCGCGGGCCTGGGACCTGCGGCGGCCGCACGTCGTCGCCGCCGTCCACGACTCGGCCAACCTGCCCGCGGCGCGGCTGGCGGGCGGCCCCGCAGCCCGGGTGATCGACGCCGACGACATCGCGATCCGGCTGATCGTCCAGTCGCACCGGCAGTCCGGGCTGTCGCAGGTCTGCACCGACCTGCTGGACTTCGCCGGCCACGAGTTCTACATGCGCCGCGAGCCCGCCCTGGCGGGCACGGCTTTCGGCGCGGCGCTGTCGGCCTACGACCTCGGCGTCCCGGCGGGGCTGCGGCGCGGCGACGGCACCGTCCTGCTGAACCCGCCGGCCGGCACCGTCATCGCCGACGACGACGAGATGATCGTGCTGGCCGAGGACGACCTGCTGATCCGGCTCGGCGGCACTCCGCCGCCCGTCCGGGAGGAGCAGATCACCATCGCGACGCCCCGGGCGCCGGTGCCCGGACGCACGCTGCTGCTCGGCTGGAACCACCGCGCCCCGAAGATCATCGAGCTGCTGGACGACTTCGTCGCGGCGGGCTCGGAGCTGGTCGTGGCCGCCCCGCGCGAGGACCCGACCGGGGACCTCGGGCCGTTCGCCAACCTCAAGGTCGGCTTCGCCCGCGCCGAGCCCACCGACCGCCCGTCCCTGGAGTCCCTGGACGTGGGCTCCTACCAGCACGTCGTCGTGCTCTCCGACGCCGGCTTCGGCCGCGAGCACGCCGACGCCCGCACGCTGGTGACGCTGCTGCACCTGCGCGACATGGAGGACGCGCTCGGCGACCCGTTCTCGATCGTCAGCGAGATCAACGACGACGCCAACCGGGAGGTCGCGCAGGTCACCAAGGCCGACGACTTCGTGGTCAGCGACAAGCTGATCAGCCTGATGCTCACCCAGCTCAGCGAGAACCGGCACCTGTACGACGTGTTCGCCGACCTGCTCGACCCGGCCGGGTCGGAGATCTACCTCAAGCCCGCCGGCGACTACCTCATCCCGGGCGGCACCGCCGACTTCGCGACGCTGATCGAGTCCGCGCGGCGGCGCGGCGAGATCGCGCTCGGCTACCGGCTGCACGCGCGGTTCCACGAGCCGCCCGGCTACGGCGTGGTCCTCAATCCGGACAAGACCGAACCCCTCGTCCTCGCCGCCGAAGACCGGGTCATCGTCCTCGCGGAGAACTGA
- a CDS encoding zinc-dependent alcohol dehydrogenase — protein MKALTWHGRRDVRVDTVPDPAIKERDDAIIRVTSSGICGSDLHLYEVLGPFLEEGDVLGHEPIGVVEETGPEVTHISPGDRVVIPFNIACGHCHMCGMKLFAQCETTQVREHGMGAALFGYTRLYGQVPGAQAEYLRVPQAHFGPIRVPEGPPDERFVYLSDVLPTAWQAVEWAEVPDGGSVTVLGLGPIGQMAARIARHRGHRVIGVDLVPERLEMARRNGVEVIDSDEADDVADAVRQLTGGRGTDSVIDAVGMEAHGSPGAKFAQALTGLMPGNAAAPLMQRVGVDRLAALATAIEVVRRGGTISVSGVYGGMTDPLPMLRMFDKGIALRMGQAHVKRWIGKLMPLVADDADPLGVMDLATHRVSLDEAPAAYEMFQKKQDGAIKVLVQPGA, from the coding sequence ATGAAGGCGCTGACCTGGCACGGCAGGCGGGACGTCCGCGTCGACACCGTGCCCGACCCGGCCATCAAGGAGCGGGACGACGCGATCATCCGCGTCACCTCGTCCGGGATCTGCGGTTCGGACCTGCACCTGTACGAGGTGCTCGGGCCGTTCCTCGAAGAGGGGGACGTCCTCGGCCACGAGCCGATCGGCGTCGTCGAGGAGACCGGGCCCGAGGTCACCCACATCTCCCCCGGCGACCGGGTGGTCATTCCGTTCAACATCGCCTGCGGCCACTGCCACATGTGCGGGATGAAGCTGTTCGCGCAGTGTGAGACCACGCAGGTCCGCGAGCACGGGATGGGCGCCGCGCTGTTCGGCTACACCCGGCTGTACGGGCAGGTGCCGGGCGCACAGGCGGAGTACCTGCGGGTGCCGCAGGCCCACTTCGGCCCGATCAGGGTCCCCGAGGGGCCGCCGGACGAGCGGTTCGTCTACCTCTCCGACGTGCTGCCCACCGCGTGGCAGGCCGTGGAGTGGGCGGAGGTCCCCGACGGCGGCTCGGTGACCGTGCTCGGCCTCGGCCCGATCGGGCAGATGGCCGCCCGCATCGCGCGCCACCGCGGCCACCGGGTGATCGGCGTCGACCTCGTCCCCGAGCGGCTGGAGATGGCCCGGCGCAACGGCGTGGAGGTGATCGACTCCGACGAGGCCGACGACGTCGCGGACGCCGTCCGGCAGCTCACCGGCGGCCGCGGCACCGACTCGGTCATCGACGCGGTCGGCATGGAGGCGCACGGCTCGCCCGGCGCCAAGTTCGCGCAGGCGCTCACCGGGCTGATGCCCGGCAACGCCGCCGCCCCGCTGATGCAGCGCGTCGGCGTGGACCGGCTCGCCGCGCTGGCCACCGCGATCGAGGTCGTCCGCCGCGGCGGGACGATCTCGGTCAGCGGCGTGTACGGCGGCATGACCGACCCGCTGCCGATGCTGCGGATGTTCGACAAGGGCATCGCGCTGCGGATGGGCCAGGCGCACGTCAAGCGGTGGATCGGCAAGCTGATGCCGCTGGTCGCCGACGACGCCGACCCGCTCGGCGTGATGGACCTCGCCACCCACCGGGTGTCCCTGGACGAGGCGCCCGCGGCGTACGAGATGTTCCAGAAGAAGCAGGACGGCGCCATCAAGGTGCTCGTCCAGCCGGGCGCCTGA
- a CDS encoding histone-like nucleoid-structuring protein Lsr2, translating into MAQKVEVLLVDDIDGGEADETVSFSLDGTTYEIDLSKKNAAKLRGGLEPFVAGARKARKTTGRAGRTRTTNSRERSAEIREWAKSNGIKVNERGRIPANVIEKYEAAH; encoded by the coding sequence ATGGCACAGAAGGTCGAAGTCCTTCTCGTGGACGACATCGACGGCGGCGAGGCTGACGAGACCGTCAGCTTTTCGCTCGATGGCACCACTTACGAGATCGACCTGAGCAAGAAGAACGCCGCCAAGCTCCGCGGCGGTCTCGAACCGTTCGTCGCCGGCGCGCGCAAGGCCCGCAAGACGACCGGCCGGGCGGGCCGCACCCGCACGACCAACAGCCGCGAGCGGTCCGCCGAGATTCGCGAGTGGGCGAAGAGCAACGGCATCAAGGTCAATGAGCGCGGCCGTATCCCCGCCAATGTGATCGAGAAGTACGAGGCTGCGCACTAG
- a CDS encoding catalase translates to MADPAGRDDPKQEQLEQYRVSPEGTALTTDQGIRPDDTDNSLKAGERGPTLMEDFHLREKITHFDHERIPERVVHARGAGAYGRFHLDESLAEYTTAEFLCDTSLTTPVFVRFSTVAGSRGSADTVRDVRGFATKFYTRQGNFDLVGNNMPVFFIQDGIKFPDFVHAVKPEPPNEIPQASSAHDTLWDFVQLQPETMHMMMWLMSDRALPRSYAMMQGFGVHTFRLVNAEGRGTFVKFHWKPKLGTHSLAWDETQKIAGKDPDFNRRDLWDRIEDGDHPEYELGVQLVPAEDEHRFDFDLLDATKIIPEEEVPVRPVGRLVLDRNPDNFFAETEQVAFHLGNVVPGIDFTNDPLLQARLFSYLDTQLIRLGGPNFPQIPVNRPVADVRNHHREGYHQMAIQRGQSAYHKNSLSGGCPAVGGEGSYTHFQERVDGNKIRKRSESFADHYSQATLFWNSMSDWEKEHIVGAFRFELGKCDHKHVREGVIGHLAHVDHDLAVQVAQGVGVEPPQAPVTANHGRVSPALSQDNAPKDSVQGRKIAILAADGVDSGAVAAVGDALTGAGAVCEVLAAQDGFIQAANGGRVEVTRAMPTVASVLYDAVVVPGGEESVRTLAQDGDAVHFVAEAFVHCKAVGALDAGIGLLERAGITGVRFADGDTVSDTGVVTAEGAGGDFTDELVKAVAAHRHWTRRKDHVPA, encoded by the coding sequence ATGGCCGACCCCGCCGGGCGGGACGACCCGAAGCAGGAGCAGCTGGAGCAGTACAGGGTGAGCCCGGAGGGGACCGCGCTGACCACCGACCAGGGCATCCGGCCGGACGACACCGACAACTCGCTGAAGGCCGGCGAGCGCGGGCCGACCCTGATGGAGGACTTCCATCTCCGCGAGAAGATCACCCATTTCGACCACGAGCGGATTCCCGAGCGTGTCGTCCACGCGCGCGGCGCGGGGGCCTATGGCCGGTTCCATCTCGACGAGTCGCTCGCCGAGTACACCACCGCCGAGTTCCTGTGCGACACCTCGCTGACGACGCCGGTGTTCGTGCGTTTCTCCACCGTCGCGGGCTCGCGCGGCTCGGCCGATACCGTCCGCGACGTCCGCGGCTTCGCGACGAAGTTCTACACGCGCCAGGGCAACTTCGACCTCGTCGGCAACAACATGCCGGTGTTCTTCATCCAGGACGGCATCAAGTTCCCCGACTTCGTCCACGCCGTGAAGCCGGAGCCGCCGAACGAGATCCCGCAGGCGTCCTCGGCGCACGACACGCTCTGGGACTTCGTGCAGCTCCAGCCCGAGACCATGCACATGATGATGTGGCTGATGTCGGACCGGGCGCTGCCGCGCAGCTACGCGATGATGCAGGGGTTCGGCGTCCACACGTTCCGGCTGGTGAACGCCGAGGGACGCGGCACGTTCGTGAAGTTCCACTGGAAGCCCAAGCTCGGCACCCATTCGCTGGCCTGGGACGAGACGCAGAAGATCGCCGGCAAGGACCCCGACTTCAACCGCCGCGACCTGTGGGACCGCATCGAGGACGGCGACCATCCCGAATACGAGCTCGGCGTCCAGCTGGTCCCGGCCGAGGACGAGCACCGGTTCGACTTCGACCTCCTCGACGCGACGAAGATCATTCCGGAGGAGGAGGTGCCGGTGCGGCCGGTCGGCCGGCTGGTGCTGGACCGCAACCCCGACAACTTCTTCGCCGAGACCGAGCAGGTCGCCTTCCACCTCGGCAACGTCGTGCCGGGCATCGACTTCACCAACGACCCGCTGCTCCAGGCCCGGCTGTTCTCCTATCTGGACACGCAGCTCATCCGGCTCGGCGGCCCGAACTTCCCGCAGATCCCGGTGAACCGGCCCGTCGCCGACGTCCGCAACCACCACCGCGAGGGCTACCACCAGATGGCGATCCAGCGGGGGCAGTCGGCCTACCACAAGAACTCGCTGTCGGGCGGCTGCCCGGCCGTCGGCGGCGAGGGCTCCTACACGCACTTCCAGGAGCGCGTGGACGGCAACAAGATCCGCAAGCGCAGCGAGAGCTTCGCCGACCACTACTCCCAGGCGACGCTGTTCTGGAACAGCATGTCCGACTGGGAGAAGGAGCACATCGTCGGCGCGTTCCGGTTCGAGCTCGGCAAGTGCGACCACAAGCACGTCCGCGAGGGCGTGATCGGGCACCTCGCCCATGTCGACCACGATCTCGCCGTCCAGGTCGCGCAGGGCGTAGGGGTGGAGCCGCCGCAGGCCCCGGTGACCGCCAACCACGGCCGCGTGTCGCCCGCGCTGAGCCAGGACAACGCGCCGAAGGACTCCGTCCAGGGCCGCAAGATCGCGATCCTGGCGGCCGACGGCGTCGACTCCGGCGCCGTCGCGGCGGTCGGGGACGCGCTGACCGGGGCGGGCGCGGTGTGCGAGGTGCTCGCCGCGCAGGACGGCTTCATCCAGGCCGCCAACGGCGGGCGGGTGGAGGTGACCAGGGCGATGCCGACCGTCGCGTCCGTCCTCTACGACGCGGTGGTGGTGCCGGGCGGGGAGGAGAGCGTCCGCACGCTCGCGCAGGACGGCGACGCCGTCCACTTCGTCGCCGAGGCGTTCGTGCACTGCAAGGCCGTCGGCGCGCTGGACGCGGGGATCGGCCTGCTGGAGCGGGCCGGGATCACCGGGGTGCGGTTCGCCGACGGCGACACGGTCTCCGACACCGGCGTCGTCACGGCCGAGGGAGCGGGCGGCGACTTCACCGACGAGCTGGTCAAGGCGGTCGCCGCGCACCGGCACTGGACCCGCCGGAAGGACCACGTCCCCGCCTGA
- a CDS encoding histone-like nucleoid-structuring protein Lsr2, whose translation MAEKVIRVDDIDGSEGDDVAKRDFEVLGRTFTIDLSDDNYKRLNGMLDALAPFIGNAVEVKPAGKGRKSARAAKIKGYTNGDVRAWALREGNEVSERGKISDEVYAAFIEAHPDAKPDA comes from the coding sequence ATGGCCGAGAAGGTCATTCGCGTGGACGACATCGACGGCTCCGAAGGGGACGATGTCGCAAAGCGAGACTTCGAAGTCTTGGGTCGGACGTTCACGATCGACTTGAGCGATGACAACTACAAGCGCCTGAACGGGATGCTGGACGCCCTCGCGCCCTTCATCGGCAACGCCGTCGAGGTGAAGCCCGCCGGGAAGGGCCGCAAGTCGGCACGGGCCGCGAAGATCAAGGGCTACACGAACGGCGATGTCCGCGCCTGGGCATTGCGGGAGGGCAACGAAGTCTCCGAACGTGGCAAGATATCGGATGAGGTCTATGCTGCATTCATCGAGGCCCATCCGGACGCGAAGCCGGACGCATAG
- a CDS encoding nuclear transport factor 2 family protein translates to MHPLRAAVERGDMDAVPALLAKDVTFLSPVAFAPYDGREMVSAILRGVMRVFEDFRYVREIGDPAGRDHALVFKARVGDREVHGCDFLRHDADGLIDEFCVMVRPLSGANALSEAMAAQFEAIRREAGTP, encoded by the coding sequence ATGCACCCGCTGCGCGCGGCCGTCGAGCGGGGCGACATGGACGCCGTCCCGGCGCTGCTGGCCAAGGACGTCACCTTCCTCAGCCCGGTGGCGTTCGCGCCGTACGACGGCCGGGAGATGGTGAGCGCCATCCTGCGGGGCGTGATGCGGGTCTTCGAGGACTTCCGCTACGTCCGGGAGATCGGCGACCCCGCCGGACGCGACCACGCGCTGGTGTTCAAGGCGCGGGTCGGCGACCGGGAGGTGCACGGCTGCGACTTCCTGCGGCACGACGCCGACGGCCTCATCGACGAATTCTGCGTGATGGTCCGCCCGCTGTCGGGCGCGAACGCGCTGTCGGAGGCGATGGCGGCGCAGTTCGAGGCGATCCGGCGCGAGGCCGGGACGCCCTGA
- a CDS encoding FAD-dependent monooxygenase yields MTGADPVAVVGAGPVGLTTALLLARWGVPSVVLERRPVREAIGSRSICQQRDVLDIWAAAGAGAIAEEGLAWTTARTFYRTRELFSWRFDDAGTLPPCVNISQSRTEEILEERAAAEDLIEIRWGHDVTGLDQDADGVTLRCADGSSVRAPYVVACPGGRPGIRESLGIGLPGESFHDRFLIVDLHADLPGFEHERRFYFDPPWNPGRQVLIHACPDSRYRIDWQVPPGFSLADEMGPGLDRRIRQIIGPRPYEVGWASVYTFHSRVADRMRRGRVLLAGDCAHQFAPFGARGLNSGVPDAENAAWKIAFVLRGWAPPELLDSYDTERRAAALENLEVTSATMRFLVPQSEPGWTARRRALERAAADPAAATAIDSGRFAEPFWYTASPLTTPEPTRPPTGRPPKGAVHPPAPGVIVPDAPLPGRTRLRELLRDGFTLLLAADVPGDLAAGLAETAAGVPLRVLRPADLDPGGGLATTLGLRPGEVWLVRPDAHLAAILPRPSRAGVAAALRRALGFTARPVPAPSAR; encoded by the coding sequence TTGACCGGGGCCGATCCCGTCGCCGTGGTCGGCGCGGGGCCGGTGGGCCTGACCACCGCGCTGCTGCTGGCCCGGTGGGGGGTGCCCTCGGTCGTGCTGGAGCGGCGGCCGGTCCGGGAGGCGATCGGGTCGCGCTCGATCTGCCAGCAGCGGGACGTCCTGGACATCTGGGCCGCGGCCGGGGCGGGCGCCATCGCCGAGGAGGGACTCGCCTGGACCACCGCGCGCACCTTCTACCGCACCCGCGAGCTGTTCTCCTGGCGGTTCGACGACGCCGGGACGCTGCCCCCGTGCGTGAACATCTCCCAGTCCCGCACCGAGGAGATCCTGGAGGAGCGCGCGGCCGCCGAGGACCTCATCGAGATCCGCTGGGGCCACGACGTCACCGGCCTCGACCAGGACGCCGACGGCGTCACCCTGCGCTGCGCGGACGGCTCGTCCGTCCGCGCCCCCTACGTGGTCGCGTGCCCGGGGGGACGGCCCGGGATCCGCGAGTCGCTCGGCATCGGGCTGCCGGGAGAGAGCTTCCACGACCGTTTCCTCATCGTCGACCTGCACGCCGACCTTCCCGGATTCGAGCACGAGCGCCGCTTCTACTTCGATCCGCCCTGGAACCCCGGGCGGCAGGTGCTCATCCACGCCTGCCCGGACTCCCGGTACCGGATCGACTGGCAGGTGCCGCCGGGCTTCTCCCTCGCCGACGAGATGGGCCCCGGCCTCGACCGCCGCATCCGGCAGATCATCGGGCCCCGCCCGTACGAGGTGGGCTGGGCCTCGGTGTACACCTTCCACTCCCGGGTGGCCGACCGGATGCGCCGCGGGCGCGTCCTGCTGGCGGGCGACTGCGCCCACCAGTTCGCGCCGTTCGGAGCCCGCGGCCTGAACTCCGGCGTCCCCGACGCCGAGAACGCCGCCTGGAAGATCGCCTTCGTGCTGCGCGGATGGGCCCCGCCGGAGCTGCTGGACAGCTACGACACCGAGCGCCGCGCGGCGGCCCTGGAGAACCTGGAGGTGACGTCGGCGACCATGCGCTTCCTCGTCCCGCAGTCCGAGCCGGGCTGGACGGCGCGCCGGCGCGCCCTGGAACGCGCCGCCGCCGACCCCGCCGCGGCCACGGCGATCGACTCCGGGCGGTTCGCGGAGCCGTTCTGGTACACCGCGTCGCCGCTGACCACGCCCGAGCCGACGAGGCCGCCCACCGGGCGCCCGCCCAAGGGCGCCGTCCACCCGCCCGCCCCGGGCGTGATCGTGCCGGACGCCCCGCTGCCCGGCCGGACCCGGCTGCGCGAGCTGCTGCGCGACGGCTTCACCCTGCTGCTCGCGGCCGACGTGCCGGGCGACCTCGCGGCCGGCCTGGCGGAGACCGCCGCCGGTGTCCCGCTCCGCGTCCTGCGCCCCGCCGACCTGGACCCCGGGGGAGGGCTCGCCACCACGCTCGGGCTCCGGCCCGGCGAGGTCTGGCTCGTCCGGCCCGACGCGCACCTGGCCGCGATCCTGCCGCGCCCGTCGCGGGCGGGCGTCGCCGCCGCCCTCCGCCGGGCCCTCGGCTTCACCGCCCGCCCCGTCCCGGCCCCTAGCGCGCGGTGA